The window atttttgttttgtttttcttactaaGTGTGACCATGGCTGCTGAATCTGATGTCTTGCACTTCCAATTTGAGCAGCAAGGCGACGCTGTTCTACAGAAAATGAACCTCTTGAGACAGCAGAATTTATTTTGTGATGTATCCATCTATATCAATGACACGGAATTCCAGGGACACAAGGTGATTTTTGCTGCTTGCTCTACTTTCATGAGAGATCAGTTTTTACTCAACCAGTCAAAGCAGGTCAGAATCACCATCTTGCAGAGTGCTGAGATTGGCAGAAAGTTGTTGCTCTCTTGTTATACTGGTGCACTGGAAGTTAAAAGGAAAGAGCTTTTGAAATATTTGACTGCTGCAAGTTACCTTCAAATGGTACATATTGTGGAGAAGTGCACAGAAGCTTTGTCCAGGTATTTGGAAATAGATTCTTCTATGAAGAACAACAGTCAGGGTGCTGAGACATGTCATTCCTCTTATCCAGAACTAAAGGATGAAGATGAAAATTTAGAGAGAGACTGTGAAATAATTGAGATTTCTGAAGACAGCCCTGTAAACTTGGACATCCAAGTTAAGCAAGAAAAAGACAATGCTTTGCAGCCTACTATACAGGGCTTGATACTGGacaaaaaagatatgaaaacaTCAGATATTTCAACAGTTGAAATAGGGTATAAAGATGATGAAATTTGCATCTTCCGAATGGATTCCATCAACGTGCCCACTGTAGAAAGTGAGCAGTTTTCACAACCTTGTACCTCttctaaaacaaatatatattttccagaaacacagCATTCACTGATTAATTCTACAGTGGAAAGTAGGATGACAGAAGTTCCTGGTAATCACTTTCAGGGGTTTATTGGTGAAAGTACAGAAGGCAATGTTAGTGTAACAAATGGACTTCAAAGTCTAGAAGAGGGTTATTCCTGGCGGCACCAGTGCCCCAAGTGTCCACGAGGATTTCTTCATCTTGAAAACTATCTGCGCCATTTGAAAATGCACAAATTGTTCTTGTGTTTGCAATGTGGAAAAACATTTACACAGAAGAAAAATCTTAACCGGCACATCCGAGGACACATGGGTATCCGACCATTCCAGTGTTCTGTGTGTTTAAAGACATTTACTGCCAAAAGTACTCTTCAGGACCACTTGAACATTCACAGTGGAGACCGGCCCTATAAGTGTCACTGTTGTGACATGGATTTCAAGCAcaaatctgccctcaaaaagcACTTGACTTCTGTTCATGGAAGAAGTAGTGGTGAAAGGGCAAACCTTGACATCATCACAAAAGTCAAAATAGACTATGATTAATGGTAATATACACTTGCTTTGGAGACTTGGATATTATAATCTATTATCTTGAGTTCTACAAAATTACTCCTTTGTAATTCTGCATTCCCTCTTTCCTATGTTTGTCTGATTTTTCCACATACTGGCATGCTAATGATTTTGTAGTATCTATTCTTAAAAGTTGTTGGAGTTAATGGAATGGTTGATGGATTTCTATTCTGCCTTAAATATCATTACCaaaatattgactgattttcaTAGCCAGCCTATTTGGTGCTTTATAAAGTGTTGTGAACATAGGGGCTTGGGTAATATTGTTAACTGACTCATGGCCAAGGGGCAGAAAGAATTCAGTGGTAtttctcagatttttaaaaattgaatttgcaTTGTTAGTGCTTCACACAGGAAGAGCAACCATATTTTACTTGTACTTTTATCTTGGTGACCATCAGAAGAAAAATCTGGGACTTTTCCAAGTCTTGGTTCATTTTAGAATCACTTTTAAGAACTATTTGTTCTATAGATGAAAGCAAGTGTGATGAATCTTTTCCTAACTAGAATAAATATATTGATTACTTTATAAATTCTACCACTTTTTCTAAACCAAACAGTAGGTAAGCTATCTGGttgaaattataaaagaattGTATCCCT is drawn from Dromiciops gliroides isolate mDroGli1 chromosome 2, mDroGli1.pri, whole genome shotgun sequence and contains these coding sequences:
- the ZBTB6 gene encoding zinc finger and BTB domain-containing protein 6; this translates as MAAESDVLHFQFEQQGDAVLQKMNLLRQQNLFCDVSIYINDTEFQGHKVIFAACSTFMRDQFLLNQSKQVRITILQSAEIGRKLLLSCYTGALEVKRKELLKYLTAASYLQMVHIVEKCTEALSRYLEIDSSMKNNSQGAETCHSSYPELKDEDENLERDCEIIEISEDSPVNLDIQVKQEKDNALQPTIQGLILDKKDMKTSDISTVEIGYKDDEICIFRMDSINVPTVESEQFSQPCTSSKTNIYFPETQHSLINSTVESRMTEVPGNHFQGFIGESTEGNVSVTNGLQSLEEGYSWRHQCPKCPRGFLHLENYLRHLKMHKLFLCLQCGKTFTQKKNLNRHIRGHMGIRPFQCSVCLKTFTAKSTLQDHLNIHSGDRPYKCHCCDMDFKHKSALKKHLTSVHGRSSGERANLDIITKVKIDYD